In Garra rufa chromosome 15, GarRuf1.0, whole genome shotgun sequence, a single genomic region encodes these proteins:
- the slc52a3-1 gene encoding solute carrier family 52, riboflavin transporter, member 3-A, which yields MPLYIHALACAFGLGSWVSINGLWVELPLIVNVLPEGWDLPSYLTVIIQFANLGPLLVTLAHKFCPGRLREHLVIYAVLSIGVVACALLAAFWKNTTVILGKPRSTAFFILTFFLALVDCTSSVTFLPFMMQLPAKYITTYFIGEGLSGLVPGLVALAQGVGMSKCVNVSYTPDNLTEPEPPIFTVETQYLPPNFSTEIFFSFLAVMTAVSLGSFIILKRLPRTFELSTENLVPDSDAAATACRGLEGPMDPNPKANSLEEEEKTRNTVLLSKPLDSSYQLAFIYFMVIWVNGATNGLLPSVQTFSCMPYGNMAYHLSATLSAVANPVACIIAMFFPKRSLVFLGILCLLGSGFGGYNMAMAAMSPCPLLQDTPLGDALIVLSWVFFTGLLSYVKVMVGVILRDQSHSALVWCGAAVQTGSLLGSVIMFPLVNIYHLFQSGDICNTICPI from the exons ATGCCTCTGTACATCCATGCCTTGGCGTGTGCTTTCGGTCTAGGTTCCTGGGTGTCCATTAATGGCTTGTGGGTGGAGCTTCCTCTGATAGTCAATGTTCTGCCGGAGGGTTGGGATTTGCCCTCGTACCTCACAGTCATCATTCAGTTTGCCAACTTAGGCCCACTGCTGGTGACCCTGGCACACAAATTCTGTCCCGGGCGACTACGTGAACATCTGGTCATCTACGCGGTCCTGTCAATCGGTGTTGTAGCTTGCGCCCTACTTGCTGCGTTTTGGAAGAACACAACCGTGATCCTCGGGAAACCGCGTAGCACAGCATTCTTCATCCTTACGTTTTTTCTCGCTCTAGTCGACTGTACCTCATCCGTAACCTTCTTGCCATTCATGATGCAACTTCCAGCCAAATACATCACCACATACTTCATTGGAGAAGGTCTGAGTGGTCTGGTTCCAGGCCTGGTGGCGCTGGCGCAAGGAGTGGGGATGTCAAAATGCGTCAATGTGTCTTATACGCCAGATAACCTAACAGAGCCCGAACCTCCAATCTTCACCGTGGAGACACAGTACCTCCCTCCCAATTTCTCCACTGAGATCTTCTTCTCCTTCCTAGCCGTAATGACAGCAGTAAGTCTGGGTTCCTTCATCATTTTAAAACGTCTGCCTCGCACTTTTGAACTATCCACTGAAAATCTCGTCCCGGACTCAGATGCTGCCGCAACTGCCTGCAGGGGTTTGGAGGGCCCTATGGATCCCAATCCAAAGGCAAACAGTCTAGAGGAAGAGGAAAAGACGAGAAACACAGTGCTGCTTTCTAAACCGCTGGACTCCAGTTATCAGCTGGCGTTTATCTATTTTATGGTTATATGGGTTAACGGTGCAACAAACGGACtgctgccctcagtgcagacgTTCTCCTGTATGCCATATGGAAATATGGCTTATCACCTGTCCGCCACTCTGTCAGCGGTAGCCAATCCGGTGGCCTGCATCATTGCCATGTTTTTCCCCAAACG TTCATTAGTATTTTTGGGCATTCTGTGTCTACTGGGCTCTGGTTTTGGAGGCTACAATATGGCCATGGCTGCCATGAGTCCCTGCCCATTACTCCAAGATACACCTCTAGGGGACGCTCTTATA GTTTTGTCATGGGTGTTCTTCACTGGTCTGCTGTCCTATGTGAAGGTGATGGTGGGTGTGATTCTAAGGGACCAGAGTCACAGCGCCCTCGTTTGGTGTGGAGCAGCAGTTCAAACAGGCTCTTTGTTGGGCTCTGTCATTATGTTTCCCCTGGTTAACATCTATCACCTCTTCCAATCAGGAGACATTTGCAACACCATATGCccaatataa
- the peds1 gene encoding plasmanylethanolamine desaturase 1 — translation MASTESKSRSSENFHTPEPSGSDQPGARWGPQHAGARELAELYSPGKRCQEWISVLLCFTLMAFNFCYLVTYFHLGHTWYILLGIVAGILTADFASGLVHWGADTWGSVDLPIVGKAFIRPFREHHIDPTAITRHDFIETNGDNCMLTIVPLANMAANFLMLSPAEIYRNYPWYCYVFALAIFVTLTNQIHKWSHTYFGLPRWVTLLQDCHIILPRKHHRVHHVSPHETYFCITTGWLNYPLEKLGFWRNLEDLIQSVTGEKPRSDDLRWAHKTK, via the exons ATGGCGAGCACCGAGAGCAAAAGCAGGTCTTCGGAAAACTTTCACACACCCGAGCCAAGTGGATCGGACCAGCCGGGCGCGAGATGGGGTCCACAGCATGCAGGTGCTCGAGAGCTCGCGGAGTTATACTCGCCAG GAAAAAGATGTCAGGAATGGATCAGTGTGCTTCTTTGCTTTACCCTCATGGCCTTCAACTTCTGTTACCTGGTGACATACTTCCACCTGGGACATACCTGGTACATCCTTCTGGGCATCG tggcAGGGATCCTGACAGCAGACTTTGCCTCTGGTTTGGTCCACTGGGGTGCTGACACATGGGGTTCAGTGGATCTGCCCATTGTTGGGAAG GCCTTTATTCGTCCGTTTCGAGAACACCACATCGATCCAACAGCTATAACGCGCCATGATTTCATTGAGACAAATGGTGATAACTGTATGTTGACTATCGTCCCTTTGGCTAACATGGCTGCAAACTTCTTGATGCTCTCACCAG CGGAGATCTATCGCAACTACCCCTGGTACTGTTACGTCTTCGCTTTAGCCATTTTTGTTACATTGACCAATCAGATTCACAAGTGGTCGCACACATATTTTGGGCTCCCACGCTGGGTGACGTTACTTCAGGACTGTCACATCATTTTACCACGGAAACACCACAGAGTTCACCATGTTTCACCTCATGAAACCTACTTCTGCATTACCACAg GCTGGTTGAACTATCCTCTAGAAAAACTGGGATTCTGGAGAAACCTGGAAGATCTGATCCAGAGCGTGACAGGAGAGAAACCCAGATCAGATGACCTCAGATGGGCCCACAAAACCAAGTAA
- the cebpb gene encoding CCAAT/enhancer-binding protein beta yields the protein MEVAGFYEGDYLAFHSTNASSSPVSDGNCKQPTNGSMTKLHDISEHEKAIDFSIYLDSPQYQHLASQDENRHRALGIYSDYLSEENKSKRAVLQNYKNYISLTERDSNQLAYPELQETRIDAVFSPDFLGSFAKTNWRHEEPPMDGSGGFDMRSYLQYQNAPSGSLGNISTASSSCSSPPGTPAPPGKGRSPQSGGKMASGGKGKKRLDKDSDEYRQRRERNNLAVRKSRDKAKMRNMETQHKVLELAAENDRLQKRVEQLSRELATLRNLLSATGQC from the coding sequence ATGGAAGTGGCCGGTTTTTACGAGGGGGACTACCTCGCTTTCCACAGCACTAACGCCAGCAGCAGTCCGGTCAGCGACGGCAATTGCAAACAGCCTACGAACGGCTCCATGACGAAGCTTCATGACATTTCTGAGCACGAGAAAGCCATAGACTTCAGCATCTACTTGGACTCGCCCCAGTACCAGCATCTGGCCAGCCAAGACGAAAACCGGCACCGCGCTCTGGGAATCTACAGCGACTATCTCTCCGAGGAAAACAAGAGCAAGAGAGCGGTTTTACAGAACTACAAGAACTACATCTCGCTGACGGAGCGGGACTCGAACCAGCTGGCGTACCCGGAGCTACAGGAGACGCGCATAGACGCCGTGTTCAGCCCGGACTTTCTGGGCAGCTTTGCCAAAACTAACTGGCGACACGAAGAGCCGCCAATGGATGGTTCCGGGGGCTTTGACATGCGCTCGTACCTGCAGTACCAGAACGCTCCCAGCGGCAGCCTGGGAAACATTTCCACCGCGTCCTCCTCCTGCTCGAGCCCGCCAGGTACACCTGCGCCGCCAGGTAAGGGAAGATCACCTCAGTCTGGCGGCAAAATGGCCTCTGGCGGCAAAGGGAAGAAGAGGCTGGACAAGGACAGCGATGAGTACAGACAGCGGCGGGAGAGGAACAACCTCGCCGTCCGCAAGAGCAGAGACAAAGCCAAAATGCGCAACATGGAGACCCAGCACAAAGTGCTCGAACTCGCGGCCGAGAACGACCGGTTACAGAAACGCGTGGAGCAGCTGTCGCGGGAGCTGGCGACGCTGCGGAACCTGCTCTCCGCCACCGGTCAGTGCTGA